One Desulfovibrio fairfieldensis genomic window carries:
- the murG gene encoding undecaprenyldiphospho-muramoylpentapeptide beta-N-acetylglucosaminyltransferase, translating into MDKILLTTGGTGGHIFPALAVAEEIRRRNPRADLLFVGSLYGPEQRLAAQAGIPFAGLPVRGFLGRGLRAVGAGARMTLAVWKALGIVRRFRPQAVAGFGGYAAFAPMLAARLQGIPGILHEQNAVAGTSNRTLARLARVICLSLPGTRGFAPEKSVLTGNPVRRAVSEVGRRPRERRTRRLLVMGGSQGARALNAFLPEILPALREAGVEIRHQSGLKDEDATRAAYAQAGYDPACVTAFVDDMAEAYAWADLALCRSGASTVAELCAAGLPAVLVPFPHAVHDHQTRNAQVLEKAGAALLVPEGELRDKDLERVLPRMLADSEGRARMSRAALDAARPDAAARVADVLAEVAAGRA; encoded by the coding sequence GTGGACAAAATCCTCCTGACCACCGGGGGCACCGGCGGCCACATCTTTCCTGCCCTGGCCGTGGCCGAGGAAATCCGGCGGCGGAATCCGCGCGCGGACCTGCTGTTCGTGGGTTCGCTCTATGGGCCCGAGCAGCGTCTGGCCGCCCAGGCCGGGATTCCCTTTGCCGGGCTGCCGGTGCGCGGCTTTCTGGGCCGTGGACTGCGGGCCGTGGGCGCGGGCGCGCGCATGACCCTGGCGGTCTGGAAGGCTCTCGGCATTGTGCGTCGTTTCAGGCCGCAGGCCGTGGCCGGTTTCGGCGGCTACGCGGCCTTTGCGCCCATGCTGGCGGCCCGTCTTCAGGGCATTCCCGGCATCCTGCACGAACAGAATGCCGTGGCCGGAACCAGCAACCGCACGCTGGCCCGCCTGGCAAGGGTGATCTGCCTGTCCCTGCCCGGCACCAGGGGCTTTGCGCCGGAGAAAAGCGTGCTCACCGGCAATCCGGTACGCCGGGCCGTGAGCGAGGTGGGGCGTCGGCCCCGAGAACGGCGGACGCGGCGGCTGCTGGTCATGGGCGGCTCCCAGGGCGCGCGCGCCCTGAATGCCTTTTTGCCGGAAATTCTGCCCGCACTGCGGGAGGCCGGAGTGGAAATCCGCCACCAGAGCGGCCTCAAGGATGAGGACGCCACGCGCGCGGCCTATGCCCAGGCCGGGTATGATCCGGCCTGCGTGACGGCTTTTGTTGACGACATGGCCGAGGCCTATGCCTGGGCGGATCTGGCGTTGTGCCGTTCCGGAGCCAGCACTGTGGCCGAACTCTGCGCCGCCGGTCTGCCCGCTGTGCTGGTGCCTTTTCCCCATGCCGTCCACGACCATCAGACCCGCAACGCCCAGGTGCTGGAAAAGGCGGGCGCGGCCCTGCTGGTGCCGGAAGGGGAGTTGCGGGACAAGGATCTGGAGCGCGTGCTGCCGCGGATGCTGGCCGATAGCGAAGGCCGCGCGCGCATGTCCCGCGCGGCGCTGGACGCGGCCCGGCCCGACGCCGCCGCGCGGGTGGCCGATGTGTTGGCCGAGGTGGCCGCCGGACGAGCTTAG
- the ftsW gene encoding putative lipid II flippase FtsW, whose amino-acid sequence MKNSFTETKKSKTRSAFARATEKGPGTPFDWWLFTIMLTILAIGLVMVLSASGIVAEQVNGDKYYFFKRQLLFAAGGGVALWGAALLPREWLYKLQYPALFFSLLLLLITLSPFAPAINGAKRWIPLGPVSVQPMEFVKIALALYLAYFMSSKQELIKTFSRGVIPPFAVTGLFCFLLLLQPDFGSAVVLAGILFFMCVAGGTRFIYLFFSLALACAGAMALAIASPYRLRRLLAFLDPFQDAHNTGYQLVQSLLAIGSGSFFGVGVGASKQKMFYLPEAHNDFIMAVLAEEMGFVGVTVVMILFALLFWRCYKIIMGQHNLRDRFTAFGITTILVMGAVMNLAVVMGVAPPKGVPMPLMSYGGSNLLATMLCVGLLMNFSRTADSWTKSS is encoded by the coding sequence ATGAAAAACAGTTTTACCGAAACCAAGAAGAGCAAAACCCGCAGCGCCTTTGCCAGGGCTACGGAAAAGGGTCCCGGCACCCCCTTTGACTGGTGGCTGTTCACCATCATGCTGACCATCCTAGCCATCGGTCTGGTCATGGTGCTCTCTGCCAGCGGCATTGTGGCCGAGCAGGTCAACGGCGACAAATACTACTTTTTCAAGCGTCAGCTGCTCTTTGCCGCGGGCGGCGGCGTGGCCCTCTGGGGCGCGGCTCTGCTGCCGCGCGAGTGGTTGTACAAATTGCAGTATCCGGCCCTGTTTTTCTCGCTGCTGCTTTTGCTGATCACCCTGTCGCCCTTTGCCCCGGCCATCAACGGCGCCAAGCGCTGGATTCCGCTGGGTCCCGTTTCCGTGCAGCCCATGGAATTCGTGAAAATCGCCCTGGCGCTCTATCTGGCCTATTTCATGAGCTCCAAGCAGGAGCTGATCAAAACGTTCAGCCGGGGCGTCATTCCGCCTTTCGCGGTGACCGGCCTGTTCTGTTTCCTGCTTCTCCTGCAGCCGGATTTCGGCAGCGCCGTTGTCCTGGCCGGGATTCTCTTTTTCATGTGCGTGGCCGGGGGCACCCGCTTCATCTATCTCTTTTTCTCCCTGGCCCTGGCCTGCGCCGGAGCCATGGCCCTGGCCATTGCCTCTCCCTACCGGCTGCGCCGCCTGCTGGCTTTTCTGGATCCCTTCCAGGACGCCCACAATACGGGCTACCAGTTGGTGCAGTCCCTGCTGGCCATCGGCTCGGGCAGCTTTTTCGGCGTGGGCGTAGGGGCCAGCAAACAGAAGATGTTCTATCTGCCCGAAGCGCACAACGACTTCATCATGGCCGTGCTGGCCGAGGAGATGGGCTTTGTGGGCGTGACCGTGGTCATGATCCTTTTTGCCCTGCTGTTCTGGCGCTGCTACAAGATCATCATGGGACAACACAATCTGCGCGACCGCTTCACGGCCTTCGGCATCACCACCATTCTGGTCATGGGCGCGGTGATGAATCTGGCCGTGGTCATGGGCGTGGCCCCGCCCAAGGGCGTGCCCATGCCGCTGATGAGTTACGGCGGCAGTAACCTGCTGGCTACCATGCTCTGCGTGGGCCTGCTCATGAACTTTTCAAGGACGGCCGACTCGTGGACAAAATCCTCCTGA